One genomic window of Cricetulus griseus strain 17A/GY chromosome 3, alternate assembly CriGri-PICRH-1.0, whole genome shotgun sequence includes the following:
- the Adgrg3 gene encoding adhesion G protein-coupled receptor G3 isoform X2, producing MQGEDQPTDRVRLPKSLFGALLPGNRSAVRLAITVLNIGTGNVFKGPKLLQDNGSSVLNNRMVGLSVGQMHTTGLSELVEITFSHQRQPSNMILTCVFWDVVKGDWDSQGCSTELGDERTICRCDHLTFFALLLRPILDQATAQTLTRISQAGCGVSMIFLAFTMVLYVALRLSLQRFKSEDAPKIHIALSSSLFLLNLTFLINVGSSPQGSPASCWARAAIFHYFLLCVFTWMGLEAFHLYLLAIRVFNTYFGHYFLKLSLLGWGLPALVVIGVGSSNSYGIYTIRNQENRTSLELCWFQKEPALYATVHGYFLVSFLFGAVVLALVAWKIFTLPSVTAGKEQGQTWKSVFTILGLSSLVGMTWGLAVLTPLGLSTIYIFTLFNSLQGVFIFCWFITLYFPRQSTTASSSGTARLDQVHSVSQE from the exons ATGCAGGGTGAGGACCAGCCCACAGACAGAGTCCGACTTCCCAAGAGCCTATTTGGAGCCCTCCTGCCCGGCAACAGGTCTGCTGTCCGGTTGGCCATAACTGTTCTGAACATTGGTACAGGGAATGTCTTCAAG GGCCCCAAGCTCCTCCAGGACAATGGCAGCAGCGTGTTGAACAACCGCATGGTAGGCTTGAGTGTGGGCCAGATGCATACCACTGGACTGTCGGAGCTGGTGGAGATCACCTTCTCTCACCAGCGTCAACCATCT AATATGATCCTTACTTGTGTGTTCTGGGATGTGGTTAAAG GAGACTGGGATTCCCAAGGCTGCTCCACAGAGCTCGGGGATGAGAGGACCATCTGCCGTTGTGACCACTTGACCTTCTTCGCCTTACTGCTG AGGCCGATCTTGGACCAGGCCACAGCACAGACTCTCACTCGCATCTCCCAAGCAGGCTGTGGAGTCTCCATGATCTTCCTGGCCTTTACCATGGTTCTCTATGTTGCCCTCAG GCTCTCTCTGCAGAGGTTCAAGTCTGAAGACGCCCCTAAGATCCATATAGCTCTGAGCAGCAGCCTGTTTCTCCTGAATCTTACCTTCTTGATCAATGTGGGGAGCAGCCCTCAAGGCTCCCCAGCTTCCTGCTGGGCCAGAGCTGCCATCTTCCACTACTTCCTGCTGTGTGTCTTCACCTGGATGGGCCTGGAGGCCTTCCACCTCTACCTGCTGGCCATCAGGGTCTTCAATACCTACTTTGGACACTATTTCCTGAAGCTGAGCCTGCTGGGCTGGG GCCTGCCTGCTCTTGTGGTTATTGGTGTTGGGAGTAGCAACAGTTATGGTATCTACACCATCCGCAACCAGGAGAACCGCACCTCACTGGAACT GTGCTGGTTCCAGAAAGAGCCTGCCCTTTATGCTACTGTCCATGGCTACTTCCTTGTCAGCTTCCTCTTTGGAGCTGTGGTGCTGGCTCTGGTGGCCTGGAAGATCTTCACTCTGCCCAGTGTCACAGCAGGCAAAGAACAGGGGCAGACCTGGAAGTCGGTCTTCACTATTCTGGGCCTCTCCAGCCTTGTGGGCATGACCTGGGGGCTGGCTGTTCTCACACCCCTGGGCTTGTCCACCATCTACATCTTCACCCTCTTTAATTCACTGCAAG GCGTCTTCATCTTCTGCTGGTTCATCACCCTCTACTTCCCGAGGCAGAGCACCACAGCCtcctcctcaggcactgcccGCCTGGACCAGGTCCATTCCGTCTCACAGGAGTAG
- the Adgrg3 gene encoding adhesion G protein-coupled receptor G3 isoform X1, whose product MQGEDQPTDRVRLPKSLFGALLPGNRSAVRLAITVLNIGTGNVFKGPKLLQDNGSSVLNNRMVGLSVGQMHTTGLSELVEITFSHQRQPSNMILTCVFWDVVKGSTGDWDSQGCSTELGDERTICRCDHLTFFALLLRPILDQATAQTLTRISQAGCGVSMIFLAFTMVLYVALRLSLQRFKSEDAPKIHIALSSSLFLLNLTFLINVGSSPQGSPASCWARAAIFHYFLLCVFTWMGLEAFHLYLLAIRVFNTYFGHYFLKLSLLGWGLPALVVIGVGSSNSYGIYTIRNQENRTSLELCWFQKEPALYATVHGYFLVSFLFGAVVLALVAWKIFTLPSVTAGKEQGQTWKSVFTILGLSSLVGMTWGLAVLTPLGLSTIYIFTLFNSLQGVFIFCWFITLYFPRQSTTASSSGTARLDQVHSVSQE is encoded by the exons ATGCAGGGTGAGGACCAGCCCACAGACAGAGTCCGACTTCCCAAGAGCCTATTTGGAGCCCTCCTGCCCGGCAACAGGTCTGCTGTCCGGTTGGCCATAACTGTTCTGAACATTGGTACAGGGAATGTCTTCAAG GGCCCCAAGCTCCTCCAGGACAATGGCAGCAGCGTGTTGAACAACCGCATGGTAGGCTTGAGTGTGGGCCAGATGCATACCACTGGACTGTCGGAGCTGGTGGAGATCACCTTCTCTCACCAGCGTCAACCATCT AATATGATCCTTACTTGTGTGTTCTGGGATGTGGTTAAAGGTAG CACAGGAGACTGGGATTCCCAAGGCTGCTCCACAGAGCTCGGGGATGAGAGGACCATCTGCCGTTGTGACCACTTGACCTTCTTCGCCTTACTGCTG AGGCCGATCTTGGACCAGGCCACAGCACAGACTCTCACTCGCATCTCCCAAGCAGGCTGTGGAGTCTCCATGATCTTCCTGGCCTTTACCATGGTTCTCTATGTTGCCCTCAG GCTCTCTCTGCAGAGGTTCAAGTCTGAAGACGCCCCTAAGATCCATATAGCTCTGAGCAGCAGCCTGTTTCTCCTGAATCTTACCTTCTTGATCAATGTGGGGAGCAGCCCTCAAGGCTCCCCAGCTTCCTGCTGGGCCAGAGCTGCCATCTTCCACTACTTCCTGCTGTGTGTCTTCACCTGGATGGGCCTGGAGGCCTTCCACCTCTACCTGCTGGCCATCAGGGTCTTCAATACCTACTTTGGACACTATTTCCTGAAGCTGAGCCTGCTGGGCTGGG GCCTGCCTGCTCTTGTGGTTATTGGTGTTGGGAGTAGCAACAGTTATGGTATCTACACCATCCGCAACCAGGAGAACCGCACCTCACTGGAACT GTGCTGGTTCCAGAAAGAGCCTGCCCTTTATGCTACTGTCCATGGCTACTTCCTTGTCAGCTTCCTCTTTGGAGCTGTGGTGCTGGCTCTGGTGGCCTGGAAGATCTTCACTCTGCCCAGTGTCACAGCAGGCAAAGAACAGGGGCAGACCTGGAAGTCGGTCTTCACTATTCTGGGCCTCTCCAGCCTTGTGGGCATGACCTGGGGGCTGGCTGTTCTCACACCCCTGGGCTTGTCCACCATCTACATCTTCACCCTCTTTAATTCACTGCAAG GCGTCTTCATCTTCTGCTGGTTCATCACCCTCTACTTCCCGAGGCAGAGCACCACAGCCtcctcctcaggcactgcccGCCTGGACCAGGTCCATTCCGTCTCACAGGAGTAG